ATGGACTAAATATTTAACAAATTGAATAACAGATTACCAAAAATGTTCAAAAGCCTTAACCTGAAATAtagcattgaaaaaaaaaaaaaatgcatgtataGCTTTGTCTCCTTTTTTCATTGCTCAAAGCACATTTGGATTAAGCAAGTAATCATTTACCAAGAAATGCAGCAGAAAGAGTCAGGAGAGGCATGTGACTCACACATCAGCCAGGTCAAGCAGTGACTGCCAGACCACCACAGCCAGTCAGCTGACTGGCTCATTGCAAGTAGGAGTAGGAGTGGGTGGATGGAaggagaagggaaaaaagaagaaacacaccACAAGTGCAGGCAGTGAAGCATTAAGGACTGTTTATTGTACCCAGTACAGATTATCAGAAAGCCAGCAGTGTAAGAAACACATCGTGAGGGGGGGGGAGCTGAAGCCTGTACAAGTGCAGACAAACCCTGTGCCTGAGTTGCATTACGTGATAGAACACGTGTTCACTTTGGCCTTTGCTGGTACTCTGGCCTTTATACGCATACATTTTACAGGCAAGATAATATCTCAGCCTTTCTCCAAcccaacacaaaaaaaaaaaaaagagtagttGTAGTCTGCAGTAGTTGCAtcacaagaaaagatttttttgttttgtttttgtaaaaaaaaggtACATTTCTATTAGAGCCAAAACTATACAGCTTATAcattaaaatcaaaacaaacgcAGCCTTATAGCAAAAATATATACTTTATATAAGTTTGTCTTTGCCCCCATTCAGAAAcagataaacacaaaaaactgcaGAGAATATCACAAATATCTTCTTTGTCCAATGACAGTAAAGCAATATGTTAGTGGACACAGTCTTGAACAGATTACACCATGCAAAGAGAAACAGGTCTCCTGCTGACAGCTTGTGATTGGCAGAGGTGTCAAATGTCCAAgtttcacctcttttctttctttttttttttttttttttgcatgcagcaTCCTGATGCTCCTGCCATACTGGTGCATCAGAGGAACTAGTACACTGCCAAGGAAACATTAAGCACCcagacagaaatacaaaaaacaatgaGCAATGTGACCATTTATCATACAACTTCTTAggcttaaaaaaagaacagaaaaaaaggagatgGGAGTTCTATGCTAAAGTTTGAGCAATACAGACCCAGCAGTGATGAACGGACATGAGGAGTGTACTGTATAGACCGTAGGCTCTTACTGTGGGGTGCAGTCTTTAAAGGGAAGCGGATACAATCTCTTACACGGGCAGAACAGTTAAAGAACATTTACACGAGAGAGCAGCCCAACCAACTGACTAGCCTGAAATACAGCAACGCCTCAGAAAGGACCTGAGAGTTCTGGGTCTCTGAAGTCTTAACAGAATCATAAAACAGctggcacaaaaacaaacaaggttGTCCTATCTACAGAAATGTTTTCAACatatgctgtgtgttttgtcaatcagttttaatgcatttaaagCCCTTTCACGGATCTCATGGTTCAAATGTGGTGACATGAATAACTTGGGGACCATAAAGGCAACTATTAAGAAGTTTAGAATATCTCATTAGATTCGTCATGTTTATACTGATTGTTTTAAGAAGAGCAGATTGTCACAAAATCAAAAGtgtaacaattttttttctccaatctCTTACAAAAGGAGGGGTGGGAGATCTATCAGTCCACCTAAAGTTGGCTGCCTGTGGCCACAATTCATTTGGTCTCCACAGCAACAGCAGCCTATCTTGCTGAGTAACCTAGTCCAGTTCACCATCACTGGTTTTACAACCCTCTCTTCTCTTGTTCTCTGATGGTGCAAGTAGGGGAGCCTCGCAGGCCCCCTCCCGCCCTCTCCCTTCATTCTCAGCTGAGGAGCCAACAGAGTTCTATTTTCCAGCGAGCAGGAGAGGGAACCAAGAAGGAGCAGAGTGCCAGGATGTTGATCCAAGTAGCTCTGCAGCTCCAGCTCTGGATTCTAAAGACTGGGCGCCGACAGACTTATTGGGAGTGTTTGCAtgtacatgtgtgtttgtgagttggGGAACCCCCACTGCTCATTTAGTAGCCGTAACCATCTGGAAAGGGCAGGCCTgccacacactgctccccgcCGTCCAGCAGGTAGGGAGCAGTTTCGTCATAGTGAGTGAGGGGCACGGTGTCATCGTCGAGCCCCGGCAGGCTGTCTGGGTCAGCCTTAAGACTGGGCCTCTGTTTGTCGGGGAAGGCCATGGAAAACAGAGCCTCGGGGTCACACACAAACTTGTACACGTACCGCTCACCAGCCACCTGAGCAATGAGACAAAACACACTGAGATCAAATAAAGAGCTTTAGATCTACAAACgtgtcattttatttgtacaaaaCCTCTGCGCTACTGAGTAACCTGATTTAAAAAACTAATTCAGCattattctgtgtttttcaaattaaaatataaatgatttctgttcattttaatgcACTAATTCAAACTGAGTCAGACAacatcaaacaaacacacacgagAGCCTATTTACCAGTGGTTAAGATCAGAGGATGGCTCATGGTTGTATTTAAATATCAACGTCACTATATTAGCCTCATTTAGCACGCAGCTGctgagggaagaaaaaaaaaactgaacgtGCCTTTACCTTCTGCATGATGCCCTTCTCATAGTAATAACGCAGTGAGCGGCTCAGCTTGTCGTAGTTCATGGCAGGTCTGTTCTTTTGGATGCCCCAGCGACGAGCCACCTACAGACGGCAAGAGACAAATAAAGACTGTAGATTACAAACGTCACAAAGGATGTTAGTAATGCTGCACAAAGGCGAGGACTGACCTCCTCGGGCTCAATGAGCTTGAATTCCATCCCACGACCAGTCCAGGCTATGAAGTGGCCGTTGGCTGGGTCGTCCAGTAAGGTGACCAGGAACTGCCAAAGCTGCAGGGAGCCGCGGCGCTGATAAGGAGGCCCATCACGATAGACTGAAGGCTCCTGTTTTACTTTACCTGTGAGCAGGAGAGGATGGAATTGAAAGAGGCCGAAGGGGAACCAagcaggagggaaaaaaagagaaaggctCAATCAGTAATGTTCTCCAGCACAGCCACAGTGTGGTGAGACATTCCTGCCAGATGGTGAAGCGCGCTTGTTTATTAGGCAGCGTGTAGAAAATTCCCACTGCTTTAAGGGCGTATAatactgcttttgtttttctccttacCTTCTAATCTTTCAGGAACCACGCATGTATCATCAAAGTACAGCTGAGCATCTCTGTCAAAGGAGAAGCCTGgaacagaagagaaaagaagaaatccAGCAGATGAGAGTGAGTATATTTTTGATCTGATATGAAGGCCAGTGACCATGGTCAGTCCAGACATCCAAGCTTAATGCAAAGCAACAGAACTGAGCTGCTTGTATGGATGTAGCGCACTAAGGCCTTGGTGATATTAGAAATGTACTGTGCATGTGCATCTGGATTGACTGATAGATTCACTTCCCCATGAATGCTGCTGACCGCTCTTTCCACCTCATGCTGCGCTTTCAGTGGCTCAGTAAGTCGTGAGGGTGAGGGTCACAGGAGAAACTTCACATGTGAAACGATTCAAAAGCAGAGAAGAAGCTGAACTTACTGTCATGGTTATTTTGGTAGAAGCTTCCAGCTCTCCCGAACGATGACTGACAGTTAGGCACTTCTGTAGACAAAGAAAATACAAGACTAAATTTAGACCAGAAGCACCCTCGTTCTCACATCAAACATCAAAATCCACCTAACAACTGATGGATATATTCAGGCCACTGTGCACAAAGACACACGGCTTTGATGCTGTACTTCAGCAGAGTTGTGGTTACATTAATTTTGTCCAGGCTAAATTAATGTATTACTGTATTTTCGCTCCACTTCACACATGGCCTATGTTCATCTAGAGGTCCAACagctgtgcagaaaaatgcataGTCTGCTTACACATTTGAGTGGGCTAAAGCCCAGATCAGAGCACACTGCACCGCACTCAACATCCCCTGCATGTCCTCCAAGCCTTTAAATAGGATTAGCACCATGGTGGCTGTATTAAATCTCAATGACAATCAAGTTACGCCAGTTCCTCCCCCTGAGGGGTCAAAGCCTGCCTTCCGTTTTCAGCATCTCTGCAGAGTGTACTAACCATCCACACCACAACCTCCATTGCTCTGTCTCCTGTCTGCTGATAAGAAAACCAGACATCAATCTTAAACAAGTGTTTCTTAAAGGAGCTCTGCAGCTGCTGTTATTAATAACATACATAATCTTTAAGTAAACTGAAGGTGTGCTTGCAACGTGTGAAAGCTAGCATCAGTCAAAAGTGATGCATGACACCGTCCACCCGTGAGACTCGGGCACATGCAAGTATTAATATAAGTGACCTGGACACGAACCAGCCCCTACCAGATACCTGTACCTGTCGTAGTCAACTAGCATTTCTACTCAAATGCGATTTTCCTGTTCATaacattaactcattcactgccagccattggcagtgaatgagttaaacccattgactcattcactgcaattgacggctatagacgtcaatggcagtgaatgagttaacaaGCAATGTGACTATAGCCAGCTAGTTGCATAAATCTTGGGATTTATGCAATGGCTAGTACCATTATTATCAGTTGGCTGATAATAATCTGGACATGACCAGCTAAGGTTCCAGATGACTTCAAGAGTTTGGATTAATTAACGGAATTTATCCACTCAAGACAGTAGTTTGCTGTGTGAGAGTCCCAAATGTGGCATATTAAAAGTTACTTATCCCATTGTAGAAAGCCACTAATTTCTACTTGCAAACAGGCAAGCCAGAGTTGGCTAACATTTCTCAGAAGAAAATAGCACTAAGCTCAATTTTGAtcccaaaaacaaaataactccATGCACTGAATGTCCTTTTGCCTTTCTGACCACTGCTTTCCCTCGACATTCATGTGATCAAATTCTTGTTTGGCCTGATGAGCTTCAATACATAAAACTAGCTTTCTCCTGGATAAACATTATGTGCCAAAGGAGACAAACTGCTCAATACCAATGTACCAGCTAGCTAGCTTAGCTCAAAAGCCAGCAAAATACTATCTGACACTATATTCACTTACATATTTATGTATGTTGTTTAGTGGAGGAACACAGCTCATCTGAGGAAAATCTATCCTTGACATAGAAGCGACTCTAAAGCATGTTGAAGGCAATTGAAAGAGTTGGTCTCCTCTCTCGAAAAGACTGGAGTCTTTCTATGGTTTGCAAACGCTCAGAAGAGAATAAATTATATGTAGATATGCCCAACATGAACATGTCCCCTCCATCTAGAGATATGAGGGGACTGTGACGTAGGTATTTAAAGGCTATAAGAACCTAAGAGGATTTGTCATTACATCACAGTCCAGCCAGCCAGTGATGTGCCCGCACACAGAAAAGGAATACAAAGTGAGTGACGGggtaaagataaaaaaaataaataaagagttgCCGAATTTCAGGAAACAGGGATGTTAATGCAACAGAGCAGGGATAACAGCTGGCTGTGTGGGCGTGGGGTCGCTCTGGTTTGTTTGAATTAAACCATGTGAGCAAGCAGCCTCTGTGCCCTCACTCATAGCGATACTTTTTTAAAGAGGAGCAGCATCATTTGGCCTCAAGCTGACAATTTCAAAGCCCTTAGAGCCAACTTTGCTGTCCGTTTTGGGCACTGGCCCAGATCCTTTCCAGGTAGGCTCAGTGAAGACAAGGTTCTCTGCACCTGGCTGAGTGACCCACttatttctctccctcccttggAAGCTAATGTTGAGCTAGAAGAGCCACTTTTACTGGCACGACTCTGGCTTTGAGGATAATTGTGTGTTTAAAATGAGCAGCCGTGTCCAGACCTCTGCTGCATACTAAAACTAACAAGCATGTGCTGATGCCCAGAACAAACATGGCCAGGCACATTCCTCGCTCTCAGTTGGCCCTACTTGCAGTCCTGAACAACTGCTTTCACACAGCTTGCAAATGATGCGCAGAGAAAGGTACCCAGAGAACTCGACAAGGAAAGGTGATGAGCGCTTCACATATTTTATAAGTGCTGCCCTTTGACTCACCGGAATCGAAGCAGAAGTCTCTAGGCTCCTGTTTGATAGCCATGGGGTGGAAAGCTGCCTGACGTGGAGGGCCCGGGGGTCCCATGGCGGGGACACCCTGCTCTGTGTATCGTGGGTCAACGAGCTCCTGCTTGAAACCCTGGGGAGGCACAGCCACCAATGGCTCTGACATCTGCCTGTGGTATGGCGGCCGGCCATCGCGTGGCAGGCTGTTGGAGCTGCTGCTGGGGGGCTGAGGCAAGAACTGGGGGCGCCCTTGACTCTCAGATGGGGGGAAAAGTAAACATGGTTCTGACATCTGCCTCTGGAATCTACACACGGAAGAAGAAGTAGAGAGACGATGTAATAagtaaagcaaaaaataaataaatcaaaatcacAGAATGCAACAGCAAAGTTCATCTGTGGAGGCTCACCTGTGCTCAGGTGTGAAGCTGTTGGCATCCTGGCTGACAGGGGCACAGGGCACGGCAAAGGGTGGGCTGTGGTTGTTGACTGGAAGGCCCTGCGCGTTGGGAGGGGCTGTGCTCGCTGTTATAGACTGCTGGATGTGCACTGGACGAGCGCCTGGGGTTGGGTTAGCTACATGGGAGTGCAGAGGGGGGGTCTGTTCACTCAGTGGGTGGGTTACTGCTGTGCTGGTGGGGCCACAAGGAGAGACTGGTGTGGAGGGGGGAGTTAGTGGCTTGAACCCGGGAGTGGGCTTCCTGTCGCAGGCACTGGGGATCAAGAGAAGGGACGGAGGTCAACATAAAACTGGCTAGAAATCCTTCATTTAGAGAGGGATGTGGAACGTAATGACACAACATACCTGTAGCTATAAAGGCACTTCTCTCCGTAGGGCATGGGACTCCTGTCCTGGTGACAAGGAGAAAGCTCTTTGGAAGGAGTCAGCTCTCGTTTGATCTTGGCTGGTGGCGGGCCATGAAACATCACTagacaggaggagacacagagacaagGAACACGACTGAGTGCATTAGATAAACTCCAGATATGACCTAATTGAAGCCATAAGCATAAGTGCAGCAGTTCTCTTAACCAGATTTGGAAGTGAGGGATAAATGGATGCATGGACAATGTCTGTATTCCCCCGACTGACAGAGCCACTTAGCAGCTATTTATCATCTGCCCTAATGACGTTTGACTGAAAACAACCATCTATCCACCATCACTAGGTAGCATGATACTAACTGCGCTGTACACACAAAAGCTATCAAACCTCTCGTCTGATTCCCATTACAGCTGTCAATACCCATACTGATGAATCAGTGGAGCTGTAATGTAATGGCTGTGAATGATTTTCATTCTCCTGTGCTGTAACCATTAGACACTAGCTGCAGCTTTCTGCCGATCGGCCGCCGTTTCCGGGGCGCCACATAATAGCCAGGCAGAAACTAGATCCCCAGGCACAGGGGAGCACAAGCCAAATAAATCACTCGGCGTGCTGATGGACCTGTGTGGAGATAACAATGGGCACGTGAGCTCCCCCGAGTGCACTCTGAAACCTAATGGCTCAAGTTAGACTGCTCACACAGAGAAAAGTAACTAATGGGGAGATTATGCATCTTTTCTCATTGCAGACCAAAGCAGAAGTAGGTCAGGCTTGAGCAAGCGAAGGAGCGGCTCACTGTGTGATGTCCTGCCGACTTTGGAAAGGCTGGTTTCGCTGAACTTGTGCGAGAGAACAAGCTGCAGCctggcaacaacaacaagtgcccctctctctctctcacacacacacacggcataCTGACAGCACAAGGTCAAAGACTACGTCACAGCGGCATTTTACAGCGCTTACAACACTGGATGGAGCCTTCTATGAAAACTCATCAATGCATCGACCTCCATTTTCTCCACCTCTGCAGGCTGGTGGACCACAGAGGCCAAAACTGAGAAAGGCAGCCCTGACAATGAGACATTAACCACACCCTGTCTACACCTCCCACACGCTGGACCAAAACATAAACTCAGAGATAGGAGAACTGGAGGGGGTACTCCACTTGGACATATATACACTGCCTCAGTCCTCTGCAGCTTTAAAATGACCTATGAAGACAGTTTGAAAGACATGATTTGTGGAGAGCAGGACTGTAACAGGCAGCTCTATCCACTGGAATCTAGCCCACTTCAGCAGCAGGGCCTGAGTGCGGGAAAGTGTGAAATCAGATTAGGagcttggctcatgtgatgccCCATGCCAATCGGCTGATTAAACTCAAAATGGAGGAgcgggagagagggagggaggagagagcAGCTTTTCCCCAGAGCTGTGTTTTTGAAGACAAAGAGCGATGTTAGTGAAGACGTTCTGACAAAAGACAGAGACATGAACCagcaagaggggaaaaaagacagtAGGAGGAATAAGACAGATCTTTAAGACGCAAACATTGCAGTTTCAGTTGGGTTTTTAAGCCTGAAGTGCCACCGCTGCAGGACTCTGTGCACAGGTTTGCCCAGGCTCACTAGTTAGAGCCAGGACGAATACAAGACTGTCGACAACAGTAGGACTCAGAGATAAACAACAAATATCAGGTACTCACAGTTATCTGACTGGAAATCTGGGACAAACTGTTCGTCATCAGGCACCTGGGCTGTAAAAGCACAGGAAAAATGTAGCATGTTTTAGAAGAATACACACATCACACAGTAAGTGTCCTACTCtccaacaaacatgaaaaaaaagccCCATGAAAAAAGGGTCTGAGTCAGCAGTTTGCACAAGTCGTACTTTGCTCTGAAGGTTAACTCGGAAACAGTTAATCTTTGATGTTATAACTTTACCAATTTCATCCTGTTAACTATTTGGAAACAAAGTGGCACATAACACATGACTCTACTGATGTAACTTCTACCAGAAGAATTGAGGGTTTCTGAGCAAAAACAAATGGAGAACAAACCTTCTGCGATCCAGATCTCCTGGAGCTGACTGAGGTCTTGGAAGagttcttaaaaaaagaaaaagaaaaaagatattaATCATAAAGTACAGTAGCTTCTATCTCGAAATGCTGATCGACACCAATGCTGTTACCTTCCGTGTCCTGGGCGAGTTCCGTGTCAATAAATTTCCTTTTCCTATCGTTTAGAGGCCTGCTGTGAGCTGCTTCCTCCAAATGggatttgtgctgttggagAGGACAGAGACAAAGAAATGCGAAATGTCACGCAGCACCAGAAGATAGGCGATGGACAATGCAGATGATCTACTATCAGGGCAGGTGCGTGTGGCGGGGGTGGGGTCCAATCATGATGTCGAGATAATGTTTGAAAGTGTGATGAGGCTGTGTGTGTCCACTTACACTGGGTGGGACCATAAATGGGACTTGCTGGTCATAGAATCCGTCCATGTTATCTGCGTCGATTAGGTGGGGGCTCACAAAATTAAGGGGAGGGGGAGGTATTCGCTTTAAAGCGACAGCGTTGAGCGACTTTCTGGGTCACTGGAAAACAAACAGCATGTGTCACAAACCTGCTCGGATAGCCCCGTTCTCAGAAGCACTGACTGTTACGGTCAAATTTTACAATCTGGTACACCTTGTTGTCATTTCTGAGCTCTGACTTCATCTCACAGGAATGTATACGTGTACTTGCACTATATTCTTGTGCCCTTTATCTGAACTACAAAACAGCTCTTTGAACCACAGAGGCCCAATGTAAACACAATCATTAAAGAACACATGTAACATGGTTATATAAGCCACACTCATTGACCATCTGTGGGCACTACTTTCCACTATAATCAGCTTGGAGATCTTGAGTAAAAGACTTGGAGAGATGTCTGTGGCATGCTTTAAATCTCAAAGCTTCCTGAATGAGATAGGAAAATGGGCCAGTCACAGAGCTGATTAGTGTCTTACAGAAGCTTGGAGCTATTGTTGGGTGACAATGGTGGTGTTCCAATTGGCAGAAGCAGAGCTCCTCGCTCCCCTGCGTCCAGTATCATCCCGTTAGTGACACTAGTTCCCTTTAAACAATAACACTGGGCAGGAGCGCTGCCCTCTGTTCTCCCTCGGCACACAGACATGACTCACTCCTCTTATCTCCCGTTAATGGATGACGAATAAAAGGATAGCTGCTGGGCAATAATTACAGGCGCCCAGCACAAATAGTACCTTTAACATTAGAACTCACTGTACAGCATGTCACGTGGGACTTTTGTTCAACTTTAAGCTAAGTTGGCGCATTTGTTTTCTCCATTTTGCCTCCGCATTCACACTGATTTGTTAGACGAAGTGAGAATTTAGTTGTACGCACGAAGCAGGCgtttcaaatatttttattcaGACAGTATACTTGaatatttctttgtctttatagTAAGCGCGCTGTGTCGAAATTAATACATACAGCGTTTATTACCATCGTTAAGTACAGCGGCATACCGCAGTCGGTTTTGGCACAAGGCTGGTGCTCAGAAACGAAATACGATGTGCGACATAAACATGCCAAAACCAGACAAATTTAAGCAGCTTTAGcagaactgaaaaaaaaaacttaaactcTCATTCGGCGCATTCCAGACCTTTCcctaaaagaagaaaacatattTTGGAAAACTTTTTGCACTTCAGCCTTGACCGGGGACTGGGGGGCTACGCTCACCCGACACCCCCCTGCTGCCGCCTCCTACCCGCCCTTCCCCCACCCACCAAGCCCTCCCTTGTTTTTCTCAATGGTGTGAAACTCGATCCGTGTGGAAAAAAAGCGGCCAGTCCATTCATAAAAATCACAAACAGTCGCCTGAGCGTGCTGATAAGCCAAAGCTAACATCCACGCAGATAAACCAGGGGTCAAATCCAACACATGCTGGGTTAAAACAACACGCACAGCGACTCTATTTCATTCGGATATAAGTTGATATAAAATGGTTAAGATGGCGTTGCGCTCGTTCGTAGTCTAAAAAGAGCATTAGAAAAACATGTACCCATACGAGGGATTCGCAaaagcaagtttttttttttgccaaaataAAAATTGTAGCCTACCTTGtttgtctatatatatatatacgtccCCTTTTTCGAAACAGTAAGATAAAATATCCAGAAATAAGAAACAGCGTGTCGAGAATCCTGTATTCGCCTGCGTACAGACAGACTGATGTGTCCCCTTCGACTCGCAAAACTTGACtgagctttttttctttaatggccCGGTCGATTCTCCCCTAGGCTCGAGCAGCACGCAAGAGAcgcactctgattggtggaatTAATCTGTCCGTTAAGTAAAGAGCCAATGGTTTCTCCGGAGCCATGACTTATACATGAAGCTCGGCTTGGCCAATCACAGCGCAGTGATGGCCTATTTTTATGAATGGCTGGatttcattcacattttttcAACCATCAATGCCAAGAGGTGTTTGTTAAAGGGCCAGCTGCAGtggaaatatacaaaaaatcGAAACCTACACAGAGGGTGCCGGAGCGACGTCAGCGTGACCTTTTCCTGTGCTATATAATGATAGATCATTATGCTGTCAGAACAAATTGGATATTAGCTGTGCTTTTTGAGACACAGAGcatttaaagttaaatttaacaCCGTAGTAATGTAACAGATTAGTTTTTCAGGAGAATGACGCAAATGACAGAGGATTAATATGGATAATGAATAAGAAAATGTTTCGTGGCAgcgaatacattttaaaaatgaaatga
This window of the Maylandia zebra isolate NMK-2024a linkage group LG16, Mzebra_GT3a, whole genome shotgun sequence genome carries:
- the etv5a gene encoding ETS translocation variant 5a isoform X2; the protein is MDGFYDQQVPFMVPPSHKSHLEEAAHSRPLNDRKRKFIDTELAQDTEELFQDLSQLQEIWIAEAQVPDDEQFVPDFQSDNLMFHGPPPAKIKRELTPSKELSPCHQDRSPMPYGEKCLYSYSACDRKPTPGFKPLTPPSTPVSPCGPTSTAVTHPLSEQTPPLHSHVANPTPGARPVHIQQSITASTAPPNAQGLPVNNHSPPFAVPCAPVSQDANSFTPEHRFQRQMSEPCLLFPPSESQGRPQFLPQPPSSSSNSLPRDGRPPYHRQMSEPLVAVPPQGFKQELVDPRYTEQGVPAMGPPGPPRQAAFHPMAIKQEPRDFCFDSEVPNCQSSFGRAGSFYQNNHDSFSFDRDAQLYFDDTCVVPERLEGKVKQEPSVYRDGPPYQRRGSLQLWQFLVTLLDDPANGHFIAWTGRGMEFKLIEPEEVARRWGIQKNRPAMNYDKLSRSLRYYYEKGIMQKVAGERYVYKFVCDPEALFSMAFPDKQRPSLKADPDSLPGLDDDTVPLTHYDETAPYLLDGGEQCVAGLPFPDGYGY
- the etv5a gene encoding ETS translocation variant 5a isoform X1 — translated: MDGFYDQQVPFMVPPSHKSHLEEAAHSRPLNDRKRKFIDTELAQDTEELFQDLSQLQEIWIAEAQVPDDEQFVPDFQSDNLMFHGPPPAKIKRELTPSKELSPCHQDRSPMPYGEKCLYSYSACDRKPTPGFKPLTPPSTPVSPCGPTSTAVTHPLSEQTPPLHSHVANPTPGARPVHIQQSITASTAPPNAQGLPVNNHSPPFAVPCAPVSQDANSFTPEHRFQRQMSEPCLLFPPSESQGRPQFLPQPPSSSSNSLPRDGRPPYHRQMSEPLVAVPPQGFKQELVDPRYTEQGVPAMGPPGPPRQAAFHPMAIKQEPRDFCFDSEVPNCQSSFGRAGSFYQNNHDSFSFDRDAQLYFDDTCVVPERLEGKVKQEPSVYRDGPPYQRRGSLQLWQFLVTLLDDPANGHFIAWTGRGMEFKLIEPEEVARRWGIQKNRPAMNYDKLSRSLRYYYEKGIMQKVKVAGERYVYKFVCDPEALFSMAFPDKQRPSLKADPDSLPGLDDDTVPLTHYDETAPYLLDGGEQCVAGLPFPDGYGY